A segment of the Desertifilum tharense IPPAS B-1220 genome:
GCGCGTGCAGGTGCTTTTACCGGGCGCGATCGCTACTCCCATTTGGCAGCAAAACGGCCCGATTCCGCGACCGGAAAACCTCGTCTCGGTTGAAGAGGTGGCTCGCCTGATTCTGTATTTGGTGATGCTACCGCCCGATACCGTCTGTCTGGAAACCACAATCGAACCGCTACGCAGTCAAAGTCGCCCCAGTTGGATGCAAGCGATCCGGGGTAGCGCTTAACGATATACGGGGAAGGATTTGCAACATGAAACAACACTTGCACGGGAAAGTCGCTATTGTTACGGGAGGAACGGGCGGTATCGGTCAAGCCACCTGTCGCGCCTTGGTTGCAGCCGGGGCAAACGCGGTGATTGTCGATCGCTGTCTCGACCGGATTGAAGCCTTGCAAGCCGAGTTACCGGGTGCGGAAACCTTGGGTTTGGCCTTGGATGTCACCCAAGAATCCGATATGGAAGCAATGGCAGCTAAGACGCTAGAACGCTTTGGGCAGATTGATTTTTTAATAACCTGTGCGGGCATTCTACGCGCCCCCGGCACCTCCCCGAAACCCCTCTTGCAAGTCTCTGAGGCGGAATGGGATTGCGTGCTTGATATTAACCTCAAAGGCGTGTTTCTCAGCAATCGGGCAGTTCTCCCAGCGATGATCCAACGGCGTAGCGGCACAATTATCAATCTGTCT
Coding sequences within it:
- a CDS encoding SDR family oxidoreductase, with product MKQHLHGKVAIVTGGTGGIGQATCRALVAAGANAVIVDRCLDRIEALQAELPGAETLGLALDVTQESDMEAMAAKTLERFGQIDFLITCAGILRAPGTSPKPLLQVSEAEWDCVLDINLKGVFLSNRAVLPAMIQRRSGTIINLSSTSGRQGKAHDAPYCASKFGVIGLSESLAEEVRLHGIKVQAILPDAVDTPLWEQNGPIKPEYALPATQVADLIVYMLTLPTDTMLVAPVIAPFRTRKRRTQANAD